A genome region from Variovorax paradoxus includes the following:
- a CDS encoding creatininase family protein, which translates to MNAPTAPLPRFWSQLTTRDFASLDADATVAVLPLGATEQHGPHLPLGVDTVLADGIVAASLPLLPAGLPVLFLPTQQIGLSPEHARFAGTLTLSAETLIRVWNEIGAGVARAGVKKLVLFNAHGGHVGAMDIVARELRAAHGLIVYSVSWFNLPLGDAGSRFSAQEHRFGVHAGEIETSMMLALAPQQVRMDEARDFASTSQQRAADYAILGNGKSAKLGWAMEDYNVHGAAGNAAAATAGNGQAVVDAAAQQLALLLAEVSRLPLSTANTQPLP; encoded by the coding sequence ATGAACGCTCCGACGGCTCCCTTGCCCCGCTTCTGGTCCCAGCTCACCACGCGCGACTTCGCTTCGCTCGACGCGGACGCCACGGTCGCGGTGCTGCCGCTGGGGGCCACGGAGCAGCACGGGCCGCACCTGCCGCTGGGCGTGGACACCGTGCTGGCCGACGGCATCGTGGCCGCGTCGCTGCCGCTGCTGCCGGCCGGGCTGCCCGTGCTGTTCCTGCCGACCCAGCAGATCGGCCTGAGCCCCGAGCACGCGCGCTTCGCGGGCACGCTCACGCTGTCGGCCGAGACGCTGATCCGCGTCTGGAACGAGATCGGCGCGGGCGTGGCGCGCGCGGGCGTGAAGAAGCTGGTGCTGTTCAACGCGCATGGCGGACACGTGGGCGCGATGGACATCGTGGCGCGCGAACTGCGTGCGGCGCACGGGCTCATCGTCTACAGCGTGAGCTGGTTCAACCTGCCGCTGGGCGACGCGGGCTCGCGCTTCAGCGCGCAGGAACATCGCTTCGGCGTGCACGCGGGCGAGATCGAGACCTCGATGATGCTGGCGCTCGCGCCCCAGCAGGTTCGCATGGACGAGGCAAGGGATTTCGCTTCCACCTCGCAGCAGCGCGCGGCCGACTACGCCATCCTGGGCAACGGAAAGAGCGCCAAGCTCGGCTGGGCGATGGAGGACTACAACGTCCACGGCGCCGCGGGAAACGCGGCGGCGGCAACGGCCGGGAACGGCCAGGCGGTGGTGGATGCGGCCGCGCAGCAACTGGCGCTGCTGCTGGCGGAAGTGTCGCGGCTGCCGTTGAGCACCGCCAACACGCAGCCCTTGCCCTGA
- a CDS encoding threonine dehydratase: MRFTREEIEAAQRTVRAAMPPTPQYAWPLLSRRLGATVWAKHENHTPAGAFKIRGGLTYFETLAREHPEVRHAISATRGNHGQSVGFATRRHGLAATIVVPHGNSIEKNAAMRALGVTLVEHGDDFQAASEHAALLAGRDGLHRVPSFHRELVRGVSTAYVEYFEALSATPPDVLFVPIGLGSGFAAAAAARAHCGVSTKLIGVVSAHATAYRDSFRAGKPVESPVTTKLADGMACRTPVPESVEVILREADDVVMVTDDEIANAMRVLFADTHNVAEGAGAAALAAALQQQERWRGRTVGISVSGGNVDSDVFAAVLAAA, encoded by the coding sequence ATGCGTTTCACCCGCGAAGAAATCGAAGCCGCACAGCGCACCGTGCGCGCGGCCATGCCGCCCACGCCGCAGTACGCCTGGCCGCTGCTGTCCCGGCGCCTCGGCGCCACCGTGTGGGCCAAGCACGAGAACCACACGCCGGCCGGCGCCTTCAAGATCCGCGGCGGCCTCACCTACTTCGAGACGCTGGCACGCGAGCACCCCGAGGTGCGCCACGCCATCAGCGCCACGCGCGGCAACCACGGCCAGTCGGTCGGCTTCGCCACGAGGCGCCACGGCCTGGCCGCCACGATCGTGGTGCCGCACGGCAACTCGATCGAGAAGAACGCCGCCATGCGCGCGCTCGGCGTGACACTGGTCGAGCACGGCGACGACTTCCAGGCCGCGTCCGAGCATGCGGCGCTGCTCGCCGGGCGCGACGGCCTGCACCGCGTGCCCTCGTTCCATCGCGAGCTGGTGCGCGGCGTGTCGACGGCCTACGTCGAGTATTTCGAGGCGCTGTCGGCCACGCCGCCCGACGTGCTGTTCGTGCCTATCGGGCTCGGCTCGGGCTTCGCGGCCGCGGCTGCTGCGCGCGCGCATTGCGGCGTGTCGACGAAGCTCATCGGCGTGGTCTCGGCGCACGCCACGGCGTACCGCGATTCCTTCCGCGCCGGCAAGCCGGTCGAGTCGCCCGTCACCACGAAGCTGGCCGACGGCATGGCCTGCCGCACGCCGGTGCCCGAATCGGTCGAGGTGATCCTGCGCGAGGCCGACGACGTGGTCATGGTCACCGACGACGAGATCGCGAACGCCATGCGCGTTCTCTTCGCCGACACCCACAACGTGGCCGAGGGCGCAGGCGCCGCGGCGCTGGCAGCGGCGCTCCAGCAGCAGGAGCGCTGGCGCGGCAGGACCGTCGGCATCAGCGTGAGCGGCGGCAACGTCGACTCCGACGTGTTCGCCGCGGTGCTGGCGGCGGCCTGA
- a CDS encoding LysE family translocator — protein MLSLTEIAWFALASLLLALTPGPNMIYCVSRTLIQGRRAGLISLGGVLLAFLVHLFAAALGLTALLLAVPLAFDAIRVAGAAYLLWLAWQAVRPGGNAPFEARALPADPPGKLFRMGFLTNLLNPKVAMFYLSFFPQFIHPERGSVLLQSMQLGIAQMTASAAVNTVMIVGAASITAVLSQSAGWLRAQRYIMGSVLAALAVRVALTERK, from the coding sequence ATGCTGAGCCTCACCGAAATCGCCTGGTTCGCCCTCGCCTCGCTGCTGCTGGCGCTCACGCCCGGGCCGAACATGATCTATTGCGTCTCGCGCACGCTGATCCAGGGCCGCCGCGCCGGCCTCATCTCGCTGGGCGGCGTGCTGCTGGCCTTCCTGGTGCACCTGTTCGCGGCGGCGCTGGGCCTCACGGCGCTGCTGCTGGCGGTGCCGCTGGCCTTCGACGCGATCCGCGTGGCCGGCGCGGCCTACCTGCTGTGGCTCGCGTGGCAGGCGGTCAGGCCGGGAGGCAATGCGCCGTTCGAGGCGCGCGCATTGCCGGCCGATCCGCCGGGCAAGCTGTTCCGCATGGGCTTCCTCACCAACCTGCTGAACCCGAAGGTGGCGATGTTCTATCTTTCGTTCTTTCCGCAGTTCATCCACCCCGAGCGCGGCTCGGTGCTGCTGCAGAGCATGCAACTGGGCATCGCGCAGATGACGGCCAGCGCCGCGGTCAACACGGTGATGATCGTCGGCGCCGCCAGCATCACGGCCGTGCTGTCGCAGAGCGCCGGCTGGCTGCGCGCGCAGCGCTACATCATGGGCAGCGTGCTTGCGGCACTGGCCGTGCGCGTGGCGCTCACCGAACGCAAGTAA
- a CDS encoding VOC family protein, with product MQAQLDHLVIAAASLDEGVAWCEATLGVAPGPGGTHPLMGTHNRLLNVASDTFPAAYLEIIAIEPGRKPSRPKTRRWFDLDDSALQAALRQRGPRLIHFVARVPDAHAATHALAHEEHAHIDRGHLVAASRDTPAGRLEWQITLRDDGQRLFYGALPTLIQWGPVHPTDAMPKSGLAMRALRATHPRAPALSAALAAIGMGGMPVDAGPPNLVAVLDTPRGPVTLESQGL from the coding sequence ATGCAAGCGCAGCTCGACCACCTCGTGATTGCCGCCGCCTCCCTCGACGAGGGCGTGGCCTGGTGCGAAGCCACCCTCGGCGTGGCGCCGGGCCCGGGCGGAACGCACCCGCTGATGGGTACGCACAACCGGCTGCTGAACGTCGCGAGCGATACCTTCCCGGCGGCCTACCTCGAGATCATCGCCATCGAGCCCGGCAGGAAGCCGTCGCGCCCGAAGACGCGCCGCTGGTTCGACCTCGACGACAGCGCGCTGCAGGCGGCGCTGAGGCAGCGCGGCCCGCGGCTCATTCATTTCGTGGCCCGCGTGCCCGACGCGCATGCGGCCACGCACGCCCTCGCGCACGAGGAGCATGCGCACATCGACCGGGGGCACCTCGTCGCAGCGTCGCGCGACACGCCGGCCGGCCGGCTCGAATGGCAGATCACCCTGCGCGACGACGGCCAGCGGCTGTTCTACGGCGCGCTGCCCACGCTGATCCAGTGGGGCCCGGTGCACCCCACCGACGCCATGCCGAAGTCGGGCCTGGCGATGCGCGCGCTGCGCGCCACGCACCCGCGCGCGCCGGCGCTGTCGGCCGCGCTCGCCGCCATCGGCATGGGCGGCATGCCGGTCGATGCCGGCCCGCCGAACCTCGTGGCCGTGCTCGACACGCCGCGCGGTCCCGTCACGCTCGAATCCCAAGGACTCTGA
- a CDS encoding PhzF family phenazine biosynthesis protein, producing the protein MKSRPFKQVDVFTATAYYGNPLAVVIDGQDLDDAAMQRFAQWTNLSETTFLLPPTDPAADYRVRIFTPGGELPFAGHPTIGSCHAWLQAGGKPKAAGQVVQQCGAGLVPLRREGSRLAFAAPPLRRSAPSPALLAKVAGALGLKAQQVIAAQVLDNGPVWFGLLVNDADAVLALQPDHRALKELGVKAGVAGVPAAHDTSLLIGRSNREARAFGNRPATPNDDGAKIDLEVRAFAEPIGVQEDPVTGSLNASLAEWLIADGHMPERYLAAQGQCLGRAGRVYIERDAAGRIWVGGDAVTCVDGSVTL; encoded by the coding sequence ATGAAATCCCGCCCCTTCAAGCAAGTCGACGTCTTCACCGCGACCGCCTACTACGGCAACCCGCTCGCAGTCGTGATCGACGGCCAGGACCTCGACGACGCTGCGATGCAGCGCTTCGCGCAATGGACCAACCTGTCGGAGACCACCTTCCTGCTGCCGCCGACCGACCCGGCGGCCGACTACCGCGTGCGCATCTTCACGCCCGGCGGCGAACTGCCGTTCGCCGGCCACCCGACCATCGGCAGCTGCCATGCCTGGCTGCAGGCCGGCGGCAAGCCCAAGGCCGCGGGCCAGGTGGTGCAGCAGTGCGGCGCGGGCCTGGTGCCGCTGCGTCGCGAAGGCAGCCGGCTGGCGTTCGCGGCACCGCCGCTCAGGCGCAGCGCCCCGAGCCCCGCGCTGCTGGCCAAGGTGGCCGGCGCGCTCGGCCTGAAGGCGCAGCAGGTGATCGCGGCGCAGGTGCTGGACAACGGCCCGGTCTGGTTCGGCCTGCTGGTGAACGACGCCGATGCCGTGCTGGCGCTGCAGCCCGACCACCGCGCGCTGAAGGAACTCGGCGTGAAGGCCGGCGTGGCGGGCGTGCCCGCGGCGCACGACACCTCGCTGCTCATCGGCCGTTCGAACCGCGAGGCGCGCGCCTTCGGCAACCGGCCCGCAACGCCGAACGACGACGGCGCGAAGATCGACCTCGAGGTGCGCGCCTTCGCCGAACCCATCGGCGTGCAGGAAGACCCCGTCACCGGCAGCCTCAACGCGAGCCTGGCCGAGTGGCTGATCGCGGACGGCCACATGCCCGAGCGCTACCTCGCCGCGCAGGGCCAGTGCCTGGGCCGCGCGGGCCGGGTGTACATCGAGCGCGACGCCGCGGGACGCATCTGGGTCGGCGGCGATGCCGTGACCTGCGTCGACGGCAGCGTCACGCTGTAA
- a CDS encoding glutathione S-transferase family protein — MLNIWGRISSINVRKVVWCAQELGLDFQRTEAGGKFGVVQTPEYLALNPNAMVPAIDDGEGAERVTLWESNVIVRYLCARHSHGNLYPSELPARFDAERWMDWQQTTLNRASRDAFIQWVRTPPSERQFALIDASVRESEALFAMLDAHLARRAYIGGERFTMADIPVGCEAHRWFGLPAAEYRRPGWPNVERWYADLLSRPGTRGVLDLGLE; from the coding sequence ATGCTCAACATCTGGGGCCGCATCAGCTCGATCAACGTCCGCAAGGTGGTGTGGTGCGCGCAGGAGCTCGGGCTCGACTTCCAGCGCACCGAGGCCGGCGGCAAGTTCGGCGTCGTGCAGACGCCCGAGTACCTCGCGCTGAATCCGAACGCCATGGTGCCGGCCATCGACGACGGCGAAGGTGCCGAGCGGGTGACGCTGTGGGAGTCGAACGTGATCGTGCGCTACCTGTGCGCCAGGCACTCGCACGGCAATCTCTATCCGAGCGAGCTGCCCGCGCGCTTCGACGCCGAGCGCTGGATGGACTGGCAGCAGACCACGCTCAACCGTGCGAGCCGCGATGCCTTCATCCAGTGGGTGCGCACGCCGCCGTCGGAGCGCCAGTTCGCGCTCATCGACGCATCGGTGCGCGAGAGCGAGGCGCTGTTCGCGATGCTCGACGCGCACCTCGCCAGGCGAGCCTACATCGGCGGCGAGCGCTTCACCATGGCCGACATTCCCGTCGGCTGCGAGGCGCACCGCTGGTTCGGACTGCCCGCCGCCGAATACCGCCGGCCGGGCTGGCCGAACGTCGAGCGCTGGTACGCCGACCTGCTTTCCCGTCCGGGCACGCGCGGCGTGCTCGACCTGGGGCTGGAATGA
- a CDS encoding LysE family translocator: protein MIGLATLSLFLLAVLALFLSPGPNMAFVLSHGVAHGPRGGFAAALGISAADLVHTLFAATGVTALVAAWPPSFDVLRLAGALYLLWLAVQALRGGGRLHAGAHAGPVAPVAFGRIVRMALLNNLVNPKALLFFMVFLPQFADPARGSVPLQLVQLGAVLSAAALAFNTLLGACGGQVGRWLQRRPSAERFQRTLLALVMAGLALRLLFLDRPATPVASLSLQGH, encoded by the coding sequence ATGATCGGCCTCGCCACGCTGTCGCTGTTCCTGCTCGCGGTCCTGGCGCTGTTCCTGTCCCCGGGCCCGAACATGGCGTTCGTGCTGTCGCACGGCGTGGCCCATGGGCCGCGCGGCGGCTTCGCGGCGGCGCTCGGCATCTCCGCGGCCGACCTGGTGCACACGCTGTTCGCGGCCACCGGCGTCACGGCGCTGGTGGCGGCGTGGCCGCCGTCGTTCGACGTGCTGCGCCTGGCGGGCGCGCTGTACCTGCTGTGGCTCGCGGTGCAGGCGCTGCGCGGCGGCGGCAGGCTGCACGCCGGCGCGCATGCCGGGCCGGTCGCGCCGGTCGCCTTTGGCCGCATCGTGCGCATGGCGCTGCTGAACAACCTGGTCAACCCGAAGGCGCTGCTGTTCTTCATGGTGTTCCTGCCGCAGTTCGCCGATCCCGCGCGCGGCAGCGTGCCGCTGCAGCTGGTGCAGCTCGGCGCGGTGCTGTCGGCGGCGGCGCTGGCGTTCAATACCTTGCTCGGCGCATGCGGCGGACAGGTCGGCCGCTGGCTGCAGCGCCGCCCCAGCGCCGAAAGATTCCAGCGCACGCTGCTCGCGCTCGTGATGGCCGGGCTGGCGCTGCGCCTGCTGTTCCTCGACCGACCGGCCACGCCCGTGGCCTCCCTTTCCCTACAAGGACACTGA